The following proteins come from a genomic window of Enterobacter chengduensis:
- a CDS encoding DUF883 family protein, which produces MSKDTTSEHLRAELKSLADTLEEVLNSSADKSKEEVSKLRSKAEQALKESRYRLGETGDALAKQTREAAARADEYVRDNPWTGVGIGAAVGVVLGVLLTRR; this is translated from the coding sequence ATGTCAAAAGATACGACGTCTGAACATCTGCGCGCTGAACTGAAATCCCTGGCCGATACCCTTGAAGAGGTGCTGAACTCCTCGGCTGATAAATCGAAAGAAGAGGTCAGCAAGCTGCGCAGCAAGGCGGAGCAGGCGCTGAAAGAGAGCCGCTATCGTCTGGGTGAAACCGGTGATGCGCTGGCGAAACAGACCCGTGAAGCGGCCGCGCGCGCGGACGAATACGTGCGTGATAATCCATGGACGGGTGTAGGGATTGGTGCCGCAGTGGGCGTGGTACTGGGTGTCCTTCTGACGCGTCGTTGA
- a CDS encoding glutathione S-transferase family protein has translation MGQLVDGVWQDVWYDTQSTGGRFKRSVSAFRNWLTADGAPGPSGEGGFAAEKDRYHLYVSLACPWAHRTLIVRKLKGLESLIPVSVVNPLMLENGWTFDSDFPAATGDDLYHHDFLYQLYLRADPHYTGRVTVPVLWDKKNQTIVSNESAEIIRMFNTAFDAHGARAGDYYPTELRDKIDELNGWIYDNVNNGVYKAGFATSQEAYDEAVGKVFESLERLEQILGQHRYLTGDRLTEADIRLWTTLVRFDPVYVTHFKCDKHRISDYLNLHGFLRDLYQMPGIAETVDFDHIRTHYYRSHKTINPTGIISIGPWQDLDEPHGRDVRFG, from the coding sequence ATGGGACAACTCGTAGACGGCGTCTGGCAGGATGTCTGGTATGACACTCAATCCACCGGTGGACGCTTCAAGCGCTCTGTTTCGGCCTTCCGTAACTGGCTGACCGCCGACGGCGCACCTGGCCCAAGCGGCGAAGGCGGCTTCGCGGCGGAGAAAGATCGTTATCATCTGTATGTTTCTCTGGCCTGCCCGTGGGCGCACCGCACGCTGATCGTGCGCAAGCTTAAAGGTCTTGAATCCTTGATTCCGGTTTCGGTGGTCAACCCGCTGATGCTGGAAAACGGCTGGACGTTCGACAGTGATTTCCCCGCCGCCACCGGCGACGATCTTTATCACCATGATTTCCTCTACCAGCTTTATCTGCGCGCCGACCCGCACTACACCGGGCGCGTGACCGTGCCGGTGCTGTGGGACAAGAAAAACCAGACGATTGTCAGCAATGAGTCTGCGGAAATCATCCGCATGTTCAATACCGCATTTGACGCGCACGGCGCCCGCGCCGGGGATTACTACCCGACGGAACTGCGCGATAAGATTGATGAGCTGAACGGCTGGATCTACGACAACGTCAACAACGGCGTCTACAAGGCAGGTTTCGCCACCAGCCAGGAAGCGTATGACGAAGCGGTCGGGAAGGTGTTTGAATCGCTGGAGCGTCTGGAGCAGATCCTGGGCCAGCATCGCTACCTGACGGGCGATCGCCTGACGGAAGCGGACATTCGCCTGTGGACCACGCTGGTGCGCTTTGATCCGGTCTATGTCACCCACTTTAAGTGTGATAAGCACCGCATCAGCGACTACCTGAACCTGCACGGCTTCCTGCGTGACCTCTACCAGATGCCGGGCATCGCCGAAACGGTCGACTTCGACCATATCCGCACCCACTATTACCGAAGCCATAAGACCATTAACCCGACGGGCATTATCTCCATCGGCCCGTGGCAGGACCTGGATGAACCGCACGGTCGCGACGTCCGTTTTGGATAA
- a CDS encoding amino acid permease — MDTATNSSVIVNNSPAARRAGMSESEWQEAIKFDSTDTGWVIMSIGMAIGAGIVFLPVQVGLMGLWVFLLSSIIGYPAMYLFQRLFINTLAESPECKDYPSVISGYLGKNWGILLGALYFVMLVIWMFVYSTAITNDSASYLHTFGVTDGLLSENPFYGLCLICILVAISSRGEKLLFKVSSLMVLTKLFVVAALGLSMIGLWHLANVGMLPPAGLLIKNAIITLPFTLTSILFIQTLSPMVISYRSREKSVEVARHKALRAMNIAFGILFVTVFFYAVSFTLAMGHDEAVKAYEQNISALAIAAQFISGDGAGWVKIVSVILNIFAVMTAFFGVYLGFREATQGIVMNILHRKMPAEKINENAVQRGIMLFAILLAWSAIVLNAPVLSFTSICSPIFGMVGCLIPAWLVYKVPALHKYKGVSLVIIIITGLLLCVSPFLAFS; from the coding sequence ATGGATACGGCAACAAACAGCAGTGTGATTGTGAATAATTCCCCCGCGGCAAGGCGGGCGGGAATGAGTGAAAGCGAGTGGCAAGAGGCCATTAAATTCGACAGCACCGACACGGGCTGGGTCATCATGAGTATCGGGATGGCTATTGGCGCGGGGATTGTTTTTCTCCCGGTACAGGTAGGATTAATGGGGCTGTGGGTATTTTTGCTCTCATCAATAATTGGCTATCCGGCCATGTACCTGTTCCAGCGCCTGTTTATTAATACGCTGGCGGAATCGCCGGAGTGCAAAGACTACCCGAGCGTAATTAGCGGCTATTTAGGTAAAAACTGGGGCATCTTGTTAGGCGCGCTCTATTTCGTGATGCTGGTGATCTGGATGTTTGTCTATTCCACGGCCATTACCAACGATAGCGCCTCGTATTTACACACCTTCGGCGTGACCGACGGTTTACTCTCGGAGAACCCATTCTACGGTCTATGCCTGATCTGCATTCTGGTCGCGATTTCTTCACGCGGTGAAAAGCTGCTGTTCAAAGTCTCCAGCCTGATGGTACTTACCAAGCTGTTTGTCGTGGCGGCGCTGGGGCTGTCGATGATTGGACTCTGGCATCTGGCCAACGTAGGCATGCTGCCGCCAGCGGGGCTGCTGATCAAAAACGCCATCATTACGCTGCCTTTTACCTTAACCTCGATTCTCTTTATTCAGACCCTGAGCCCGATGGTTATCTCATACCGTTCACGGGAAAAATCCGTGGAGGTGGCGCGCCATAAAGCGCTGCGGGCGATGAATATTGCCTTCGGCATACTGTTTGTGACGGTCTTTTTCTACGCCGTCTCCTTCACGCTGGCGATGGGGCACGATGAGGCGGTTAAAGCGTACGAACAGAACATTTCGGCTCTGGCGATTGCGGCGCAGTTTATCAGCGGTGACGGCGCGGGCTGGGTCAAAATCGTCAGCGTGATCCTGAATATCTTCGCCGTGATGACCGCGTTCTTCGGCGTCTACCTCGGCTTTCGCGAGGCCACGCAGGGGATCGTCATGAACATCCTGCACCGCAAAATGCCGGCAGAGAAAATCAATGAGAACGCCGTCCAGCGCGGGATTATGCTGTTCGCCATTCTGCTGGCCTGGAGCGCGATAGTCCTGAACGCGCCGGTGCTGAGCTTCACCTCCATCTGTAGCCCTATCTTCGGCATGGTGGGCTGCCTGATCCCGGCATGGCTGGTCTACAAGGTGCCGGCCCTGCATAAATATAAGGGCGTATCGCTGGTGATTATCATCATCACCGGACTGCTGCTTTGTGTTTCTCCTTTCCTCGCATTCTCCTGA
- a CDS encoding phage holin family protein, translating into MEDPRHAQGPANNVLGIGQRILTTLVGIAETRVRLAVVELEEEKANLFQMLLMLGLTMLFAAFGLMSLMVLIIWAIDPQYRLNAMIATTVVLLVAALIGGIWTLRKARKSTFLRHTRQELANDRALLEDDKP; encoded by the coding sequence ATGGAAGATCCTCGTCACGCACAAGGGCCTGCTAACAACGTCCTCGGCATCGGCCAGCGTATTTTAACGACGCTGGTCGGGATTGCCGAAACGCGCGTCCGCCTGGCAGTGGTCGAGCTGGAAGAGGAGAAAGCGAACCTCTTCCAGATGCTGCTGATGCTCGGGCTAACCATGCTCTTCGCCGCGTTTGGTTTGATGAGCCTGATGGTGTTAATCATCTGGGCCATTGACCCGCAGTATCGTCTTAACGCTATGATTGCCACCACAGTCGTTCTGCTGGTCGCAGCCTTGATAGGCGGTATCTGGACGCTGCGTAAAGCGCGCAAGTCTACTTTCCTGCGCCATACGCGTCAGGAACTGGCGAACGATCGCGCCCTGCTGGAGGATGACAAGCCGTGA
- a CDS encoding DUF805 domain-containing protein, which produces MDWYLKVLRNYIGFGGRARRKEYWMFILVNFIFALVLSIVDKILGWERAGGEGVLTTIYGLLVLLPSWAVLFRRLHDTDRSAWWLLLLLIPIVGWIVILIFNCQSGTPGENRFGPDPKIGA; this is translated from the coding sequence ATGGACTGGTATTTAAAAGTACTGCGCAACTACATTGGATTTGGTGGCCGTGCCCGCCGCAAAGAGTACTGGATGTTCATTCTGGTGAACTTCATCTTCGCGCTGGTGCTAAGCATCGTGGATAAAATTCTGGGCTGGGAGCGGGCTGGCGGTGAAGGCGTGCTGACCACCATTTATGGCCTGTTAGTCCTGCTGCCATCATGGGCGGTTCTGTTCCGTCGACTGCACGACACCGATCGTTCAGCGTGGTGGTTATTGCTGCTGCTAATCCCGATCGTGGGCTGGATTGTGATTTTGATCTTCAACTGCCAGAGCGGCACGCCGGGCGAAAACCGCTTTGGTCCGGATCCTAAGATCGGCGCGTAA
- a CDS encoding DoxX family protein, translating to MKKLEDVGVLVARILMPILFIVAGWGKITGYAGTQQYMEAMGVPGFLLPLTILLEFGGGLAVLFGFLTRTTALFTAGFTVLTAFIFHSNFAECVNSLMFMKNLTIAGGFLLLAVTGPGAYSIDRVLNKKW from the coding sequence ATGAAAAAATTAGAAGATGTTGGTGTACTGGTAGCACGTATTCTGATGCCAATTCTGTTCATCGTGGCTGGTTGGGGCAAAATCACCGGTTATGCGGGTACCCAGCAGTATATGGAAGCCATGGGCGTTCCGGGGTTCCTGCTGCCGCTGACCATTCTTCTTGAGTTCGGCGGCGGCCTGGCAGTGCTGTTCGGCTTCCTGACCCGCACCACCGCGCTGTTTACCGCAGGCTTCACCGTGCTGACGGCGTTCATCTTCCACAGCAACTTTGCGGAATGCGTGAACTCCCTGATGTTCATGAAAAACCTGACCATCGCGGGTGGCTTCCTGCTGCTGGCCGTCACCGGTCCGGGCGCATACAGCATCGACCGCGTTCTGAATAAGAAATGGTAA
- the yqjA gene encoding DedA family general envelope maintenance protein YqjA, with amino-acid sequence MELLTQLLHALWAQDFETLANPSMIGMLYFVLFMILFLENGLLPAAFLPGDSLLVLVGVLCAKGAMAFPQTILLLTVAASLGCWVSYIQGRWLGNTRIVQNWLSHLPAHYHQRAHHLFHKHGLSALLIGRFIAFVRTLLPTIAGLSGLSSARFQFFNWMSGLLWVLILTTLGYALGKTPVFMKYEDQLMSCLMLLPVVLLVFGLVGSLVVLWKKKYGAKG; translated from the coding sequence ATGGAACTTTTGACCCAACTACTGCATGCCCTCTGGGCGCAGGATTTTGAAACGCTGGCCAACCCTTCCATGATTGGCATGCTCTATTTCGTCTTGTTTATGATCCTGTTCCTTGAGAACGGTTTGCTGCCTGCTGCCTTCCTCCCCGGCGATAGTTTACTGGTGCTGGTTGGCGTGCTGTGTGCCAAAGGGGCGATGGCGTTTCCACAAACCATTTTATTACTGACCGTCGCCGCAAGCCTCGGTTGCTGGGTGAGCTATATCCAGGGAAGATGGCTGGGCAATACCCGGATCGTCCAGAACTGGCTCTCGCACCTGCCCGCCCATTACCACCAGCGGGCGCACCACCTTTTCCACAAGCACGGTCTTTCCGCGCTGCTGATTGGCCGCTTTATCGCCTTTGTTCGCACCCTGCTGCCCACCATTGCCGGCCTGTCGGGGCTGAGCAGCGCGCGCTTCCAGTTCTTTAACTGGATGAGCGGTCTGTTATGGGTGCTTATTCTGACGACGCTCGGCTATGCGTTGGGTAAAACGCCGGTCTTTATGAAATATGAAGACCAGCTGATGTCCTGTCTGATGCTGCTGCCTGTGGTGCTGCTGGTCTTCGGCCTGGTTGGCTCCCTGGTCGTCCTGTGGAAAAAGAAATACGGAGCCAAAGGCTGA
- a CDS encoding pirin family protein, producing MITTRTAKQCGQADFGWLQARYTFSFGHYFDPKLLGYASLRVLNQEVLAPGASFQPRTYPKVDILNLILEGEAEYRDSEGNHVQAKAGEALLISTQPGISYSEHNLSKDKTLTRMQLWLDACPERENPLVQKIDLTGDGQQLIASPDGSKGSLQLRQQVWLHHIELKKGEQASFQLHGPRAYLQSIHGTVHAVTHAEEKEALTCGDGAFIRDEANITLVADTPLRALLIDLPV from the coding sequence ATGATTACGACAAGAACAGCTAAACAGTGCGGACAAGCCGATTTCGGTTGGCTGCAGGCCCGCTACACCTTTTCCTTTGGACACTACTTTGACCCTAAACTCCTTGGTTACGCGTCATTACGCGTGTTGAATCAGGAAGTGCTCGCCCCGGGCGCCTCCTTCCAGCCGCGCACGTATCCGAAAGTCGATATCCTGAACCTGATCCTGGAAGGCGAGGCAGAATACCGCGATAGCGAGGGCAATCATGTCCAGGCAAAGGCTGGCGAAGCGCTGTTAATTTCCACGCAGCCGGGCATCAGCTACAGCGAGCACAACCTCAGCAAAGACAAAACGCTGACCCGCATGCAGCTGTGGCTGGACGCCTGCCCTGAGCGGGAAAATCCGCTGGTGCAGAAGATAGATTTAACGGGCGACGGGCAGCAGCTGATTGCATCACCCGATGGCAGCAAAGGCAGCCTGCAATTGCGTCAGCAGGTGTGGCTGCATCATATCGAGCTAAAGAAAGGTGAACAGGCGAGCTTCCAGCTTCATGGTCCGCGCGCCTATTTACAGTCTATTCACGGTACGGTGCATGCGGTGACGCACGCGGAAGAGAAAGAGGCGCTCACCTGCGGTGACGGGGCGTTTATTCGTGATGAAGCGAATATTACCCTGGTGGCGGATACGCCGCTGCGCGCGCTGCTGATTGATTTGCCGGTTTAA
- the exuR gene encoding transcriptional regulator ExuR, whose translation MEITEPRRLYQQLAAELKDRIEQGVYLVGDKLPAERFIADEKSVSRTVVREAIIMLEVEGYVEVRKGSGIHVISNLPKHSPAADESLEFASYGPFELLQARQLIESNIAEFAATQVTKQDIMKLMEIQENARKEKCFRDSEWDLQFHVQVALATQNTALAAIVEKMWTQRVHNPYWKKLHDHIDSRTVDNWCDDHDQILKALIRKDPHAAKLAMWQHLENTKQMLFNETSDDFEFNADRYLFADNPVVHLDTASSAAK comes from the coding sequence ATGGAAATCACCGAACCACGTCGTTTATATCAACAGCTTGCTGCGGAGCTGAAAGATCGCATCGAGCAAGGGGTCTATCTTGTCGGTGATAAACTTCCCGCCGAGCGCTTCATCGCCGATGAAAAAAGCGTCAGCCGCACCGTGGTGCGTGAAGCGATCATCATGCTGGAAGTGGAAGGCTACGTTGAGGTACGCAAAGGCTCCGGCATTCACGTCATATCCAATCTGCCGAAACACTCTCCCGCCGCGGACGAAAGTCTGGAATTCGCCAGCTATGGTCCGTTCGAGCTGCTCCAGGCTCGCCAGCTCATCGAAAGCAATATTGCCGAATTCGCCGCGACGCAGGTGACCAAGCAGGACATCATGAAGCTGATGGAGATCCAGGAGAACGCGCGTAAGGAAAAATGTTTCCGCGATTCCGAGTGGGATCTGCAGTTCCACGTTCAGGTCGCTCTGGCAACCCAAAACACGGCGCTGGCGGCAATCGTTGAGAAAATGTGGACTCAGCGCGTTCACAACCCGTACTGGAAAAAACTGCACGACCACATCGATTCCCGTACCGTCGACAACTGGTGCGACGATCACGATCAAATCCTTAAGGCGCTGATTCGTAAAGATCCGCATGCCGCTAAGCTGGCGATGTGGCAGCACCTGGAAAACACCAAGCAGATGCTGTTCAATGAAACCAGCGATGACTTCGAATTCAACGCTGACCGCTATCTTTTTGCCGATAATCCGGTTGTTCATCTCGATACGGCGTCCAGTGCCGCAAAATAG
- a CDS encoding serine dehydratase subunit alpha family protein, which yields MSEQNHPLWNQFIRAVQEEVKPALGCTEPVSLALACAIAADLLPGEVTQIEAWVSPNLMKNGLGVTVPGTGMVGLPIAAALGAIGGNAQAGLEVLKDATADALARARSMLNAGLVQVKLQEPCDEILYSRACVYAGEASAMVTIAGGHTRVVEVVCQGETRFRLDDRQAEVSNDPLAVLSNTTLSQILEFVEQIPFDAIRFILDAGRLNDALSREGLSGHWGLHIGATLSKQRSRGWLAQDLGSDIVIRTSAASDARMGGATLPAMSNSGSGNQGIAATMPVVVVAEHLKADDERLARALMLSHLSAIYIHYQLPRLSALCAATTAAMGAAAGMAWLMGGSYQTIATAIGSMIGDVSGMICDGASNSCAMKVSTSVSSAWKAVMMALDDSGVTGNEGIVAHDVEQSIANLCALACRSMQATDRQIIEIMASKVL from the coding sequence ATGTCTGAGCAAAATCATCCTTTATGGAATCAATTTATTCGCGCGGTGCAGGAAGAAGTTAAGCCTGCGCTGGGGTGTACCGAACCCGTTTCTCTGGCATTGGCCTGCGCGATTGCCGCAGACCTTCTGCCGGGGGAGGTCACGCAGATTGAGGCGTGGGTATCGCCAAACCTGATGAAAAACGGGCTGGGCGTGACGGTGCCCGGTACCGGTATGGTCGGGCTGCCCATTGCAGCGGCGCTGGGCGCCATCGGTGGCAATGCGCAGGCGGGGCTGGAGGTGCTGAAAGACGCCACCGCCGATGCGCTGGCGCGCGCCAGGTCGATGCTCAACGCCGGGCTGGTGCAGGTGAAATTGCAGGAGCCGTGCGATGAGATCCTTTATTCGCGTGCCTGCGTTTACGCCGGAGAGGCTTCGGCTATGGTGACCATTGCGGGGGGGCATACCCGCGTGGTGGAGGTGGTTTGTCAGGGCGAAACGCGCTTCAGGCTTGACGATCGGCAGGCCGAGGTAAGTAACGATCCGCTGGCGGTACTGTCAAACACCACGCTCTCGCAGATCCTTGAGTTTGTGGAACAGATACCGTTCGATGCGATCCGCTTTATTCTCGATGCGGGGCGTCTGAACGATGCGCTCTCCCGCGAAGGTTTAAGCGGTCACTGGGGGCTGCACATAGGCGCAACGCTCAGTAAACAGCGTTCTCGCGGATGGCTGGCGCAGGATCTGGGGTCAGACATTGTTATCCGCACCAGCGCCGCATCGGACGCCAGGATGGGCGGCGCGACGCTGCCGGCGATGAGCAATTCGGGCTCCGGTAATCAGGGGATCGCCGCCACCATGCCGGTTGTCGTGGTCGCTGAGCACCTTAAGGCTGATGACGAACGGCTGGCGCGGGCGCTGATGCTGTCGCATCTGTCGGCGATCTATATTCATTACCAGCTTCCGCGCCTCTCCGCGCTGTGTGCGGCGACAACGGCGGCAATGGGCGCTGCGGCGGGGATGGCGTGGCTGATGGGGGGCAGTTACCAGACCATTGCGACGGCGATCGGCAGTATGATTGGTGACGTCAGCGGCATGATCTGCGACGGCGCATCAAACAGCTGTGCCATGAAGGTCTCAACCAGCGTCAGTAGCGCCTGGAAAGCGGTGATGATGGCGCTGGATGACTCGGGCGTGACGGGTAACGAGGGGATTGTGGCGCACGATGTGGAGCAGTCGATCGCAAACCTGTGCGCGCTGGCGTGCCGCTCGATGCAGGCAACGGACCGGCAGATTATTGAGATTATGGCGAGTAAGGTGTTGTGA
- the yhaJ gene encoding DNA-binding transcriptional regulator YhaJ gives MAKERALTLEALRVMDAIDRRGSFAAAADELGRVPSALSYTMQKLEEELDVVLFDRSGHRTKFTNVGRMLLERGRVLLEAADKLTTDAEALARGWETHLTLVTEALVPTEALFPLVDRLAAKANTQLSIITEVLAGAWERLETGRADIVIAPDMHFRSSSEINSRKLYSVMNVYVAAPNHPIHQEPEPLSEVTRVKYRGVAVADTARERPVLTVQLLDKQPRLTVTSLEDKRQALLAGLGVATMPYPFVEKDIAEGRLRVVSPEYTSEVDIIMAWRRDSMGEAKSWCLREIPKLFTHHNK, from the coding sequence ATGGCTAAAGAGAGAGCATTGACGCTTGAGGCGCTTCGCGTCATGGACGCGATTGACCGCCGCGGCAGTTTTGCGGCGGCGGCAGATGAGCTGGGGCGCGTTCCGTCTGCGCTGAGCTACACCATGCAGAAGCTGGAGGAAGAGCTCGACGTGGTGCTGTTTGACCGCTCCGGTCATCGAACAAAATTCACCAACGTGGGCCGAATGCTGCTGGAGCGCGGCCGCGTCCTGCTGGAAGCGGCGGACAAGCTCACGACGGACGCCGAAGCGCTGGCGCGCGGCTGGGAGACCCACCTGACGTTAGTGACCGAAGCGCTGGTGCCGACGGAAGCGCTGTTCCCGCTGGTGGATCGCCTGGCGGCGAAGGCCAATACGCAGCTGTCGATCATCACCGAGGTGCTGGCAGGGGCGTGGGAACGTCTGGAGACGGGCAGGGCGGATATCGTCATTGCGCCGGACATGCACTTTCGTTCCTCATCGGAAATCAACTCGCGCAAGCTTTACAGCGTCATGAACGTCTATGTTGCCGCACCCAATCACCCGATTCACCAGGAGCCGGAGCCGCTCTCTGAAGTGACGCGCGTGAAGTATCGCGGGGTGGCGGTCGCGGATACCGCGCGCGAGCGTCCGGTACTGACGGTGCAACTGCTGGATAAACAGCCTCGTCTGACGGTGACCTCACTGGAAGACAAACGCCAGGCGCTGCTGGCAGGGCTTGGCGTGGCGACCATGCCGTACCCGTTTGTGGAAAAAGATATCGCGGAAGGGCGGCTGCGGGTGGTGAGCCCGGAGTACACCAGCGAAGTGGACATTATTATGGCATGGCGTCGCGACAGCATGGGCGAAGCCAAGTCGTGGTGCCTGCGTGAAATACCGAAACTCTTCACCCACCATAATAAATAA
- a CDS encoding YqjK-like family protein, which produces MSGKAERQKRKAYLLSQIQQQRLDLSASRRDWIDATRRFDRGWNTVLSLRSWALVGSSVMAIWSVRHPNMLIRWARRGFGAWSAWRLVKSTIRQQQLR; this is translated from the coding sequence GTGAGCGGTAAAGCCGAACGTCAAAAGCGAAAAGCGTACCTGCTGAGCCAGATCCAGCAGCAGCGGCTGGATCTGTCTGCCAGCCGCCGCGACTGGATTGACGCGACGCGGCGGTTTGACCGGGGCTGGAACACCGTCCTGAGCCTGCGTTCATGGGCACTGGTCGGCAGCAGCGTGATGGCTATCTGGTCCGTTCGTCATCCGAATATGCTGATCCGCTGGGCGCGCCGTGGGTTTGGTGCCTGGAGCGCATGGCGTCTGGTGAAATCCACGATTCGACAGCAGCAGCTGCGGTAA
- the mzrA gene encoding EnvZ/OmpR regulon moderator MzrA: MVISPLALRRFAFAVITLVVLSALLLAWRALSHQESTLAIRPINQGVSVPDGFSVWHHLDANGIRFKSITPQDDVLLIKFDSRAQSAAAKVVLDRTLPHGYIIAQQEDDSQPAAWLSLIRDTSHRFG, translated from the coding sequence ATGGTTATCTCACCGCTCGCTTTGCGCCGTTTTGCCTTTGCCGTGATTACGCTGGTGGTACTCAGCGCCCTGCTGCTGGCATGGCGCGCGCTTTCGCATCAGGAATCGACGCTGGCCATTCGCCCGATAAACCAGGGTGTCAGCGTGCCTGACGGTTTTTCCGTCTGGCATCATCTGGACGCGAACGGGATCCGCTTTAAGAGCATCACCCCGCAGGACGATGTTTTACTGATCAAGTTTGATTCCCGTGCGCAAAGTGCCGCCGCGAAAGTGGTTCTCGACCGTACGCTGCCGCACGGGTATATCATTGCTCAGCAGGAAGATGATAGCCAGCCTGCAGCCTGGCTCTCATTGATTCGCGATACGTCGCATCGGTTTGGATAA
- a CDS encoding Spy/CpxP family protein refolding chaperone yields the protein MMKMTRIALAAAALALCSFTAQAANVEAAPSPSQDPLVQHLKLSNEQVKKIDDLHKQLEQNVSKIPMTGVKDGALIDMFQAGKWDESTVKSQLSAFSKIEEQARYYRVKYYFDVSQMLTPEQRKQIRTDMANALAE from the coding sequence ATGATGAAAATGACCCGTATTGCGTTGGCCGCCGCGGCGCTGGCCCTGTGCAGTTTTACGGCGCAGGCCGCGAACGTTGAGGCAGCTCCTTCTCCATCGCAGGATCCGCTGGTTCAGCACCTGAAGCTCAGCAACGAGCAGGTTAAGAAGATTGACGATCTGCATAAGCAGCTGGAACAAAACGTCAGCAAGATCCCGATGACGGGCGTGAAGGACGGCGCGCTGATCGACATGTTCCAGGCGGGTAAATGGGACGAAAGCACGGTGAAGAGCCAGCTTAGCGCGTTTAGCAAAATTGAAGAGCAGGCCCGCTATTACCGTGTGAAATATTACTTCGACGTCAGTCAGATGTTAACGCCGGAACAGCGTAAACAGATTCGAACCGATATGGCTAACGCGCTGGCTGAGTGA
- a CDS encoding DUF1090 domain-containing protein gives MKFRMTLALALFSLSTASFANSLCQEKEQDIQREIGYAEKHNNQHRVDGLKKALSEVKANCSDSKLRADHQKKIAEQKDEIAERRRDLQEAKEKGDAEKIAKREKKLKEAQDDLKALEARDY, from the coding sequence ATGAAATTCCGCATGACTCTGGCTCTGGCCCTTTTTTCTTTAAGCACAGCATCCTTCGCCAACTCTCTCTGTCAGGAGAAAGAACAGGATATTCAGCGTGAGATCGGTTATGCCGAAAAGCATAACAATCAGCACCGTGTTGATGGTCTTAAAAAAGCGCTCAGCGAAGTGAAAGCGAACTGTTCTGACAGCAAGCTGCGTGCCGACCACCAGAAAAAAATCGCTGAACAGAAGGACGAGATAGCCGAGCGCCGTCGCGACCTGCAGGAAGCGAAAGAGAAAGGGGATGCGGAAAAAATTGCGAAGCGCGAGAAGAAGCTGAAAGAAGCGCAGGACGACCTGAAAGCGCTGGAAGCTCGCGATTATTGA